A genomic window from Actinomycetota bacterium includes:
- a CDS encoding helix-turn-helix transcriptional regulator gives RRVAQLAAQGLTNREIAQSLFVSVRTVATHLTSTYQKLGVGGRKELVPALSGARQS, from the coding sequence ACGCCGCGTGGCCCAGCTCGCCGCGCAGGGGCTTACGAACCGCGAGATCGCCCAGTCGCTGTTCGTATCTGTGCGAACCGTGGCCACGCACCTCACGAGCACCTACCAGAAGCTCGGTGTCGGAGGGCGCAAGGAGCTCGTACCCGCGCTCTCAGGCGCGCGGCAGTCCTGA